The Sceloporus undulatus isolate JIND9_A2432 ecotype Alabama unplaced genomic scaffold, SceUnd_v1.1 scaffold_1801, whole genome shotgun sequence DNA segment tactgtttaatcttgttttaaggggggtgggtaCTATGTATGGATGGATGTATTTTCGcttgttgtatgccactttgattgcctggcaaaaagtgggatagaaataaaaattgtattatttatttattaacttgtAATTTCTCAAATTTTGCATACATAAATTTGTAGTATAattcacattttcttcctttttaacttCCCACCTGTGAATAAAAcacacttttattattgtttatattattattgatgtTGTGTCATGTTCATGTTATGGGATATTCATccttctgaaagaaaatattccatagtcTTTTCAccccagtttttttggggggaaagccaaGGTTTCCAGGAGGAATATTCTCCCACATATTTGCctctttttaaactttattttggtGGACCTTCACATCTTTGGTTCAAAGGGTAATTTTTGTTGGCTTGCATTATAACCATCTTTCTTTTCCACCCGTCAACACTGGCCAAACCGACCCGGCTCCTTGCAATTGCTCCCCATACCTCACAGTTGTAAATCTCCAGCATGGTTTTTTTGTAGTGGTTGAGGTTCTCCACTCCCAAGTTGGTGACCGTCAGCATTCCATAAGAGGACTGGAAGTCTTTCTCCAATGGCCAGTACTGACCACACTTCCTTCGGCCTCCTTCTTCGAGCCTGCAAGGCAAAAGACGTAGTGAGGACGATGGAAGATTTGACTATTTCCCAACATCCTACCCTGAAGTTGTAATGCCGATCCAAGGATCTCAGATTATGAGACACCTCTAAATAACACaacacaaaatatttaaaagtttgtgaagttgaaggctttcatggacggcatccatagatttatgtgggtttttctggctgcgtggccatgttctagaagagtttattcctgatgtttcaccagcatctgtggctggcatcttcagaggatgtaggtcagtggtggcgaacctccggcacgcgtgccagaggtgacactcagagtcctctctgtcagcacatgtgccatcaccccagcacagagtttgttactagaaaaccagagggacatggcactttgcaataaataagtgggttttgggttacagtttgggcactcagcatCACTGATATAGGTtcaagtttctttctctgaagatgccagccgcagatgctggcgaaacatcagggataaactcttctagaacatgacacacagcctgaaaacccgacaaaaatctattttaaagttTATTAGGAAAATAAAAGGTTTTGTCTCTGTGAATGTTAGAAACTGGTGATAATTCTGTTACAGACTTactctcccttatctagaattcccaaatggtccaaaatccaaaactgtccaaacatgtggctgagatagtgacacctttgctttccgatggttcatCATACACAGACTTGGTTTcacaaacaaaattattaaaaaatattatcaacGTTAACAGAAATAAAAGATAATGAATAAACAGAATGAATTCATAAGTGGAGAAACTCTGAAAAATTTAATGGCAGAACCATCTTTGTCATAATTGATATTCTGAAAGACGCTTTTAATAGAATGACATATtgatccaaaataataaaaaaacactaaaagTTAAAAATCAGAAGGAAGTACAATGAcactaagaaaataaaaaagtgaatCTATATGTTAGATTTTGCTTAATAGAACAATACTTATTAAGGGGTATTTTGGTAaggttttattgtatgtattaatgttataaataaaatatataaaaatgttatcaacaaaattaccttcaggctatgtgtataagggaTATACAagacataaatgaattccatctttagacttgggtcccatctccaagagatcttgttatgtatatggaaatactccaaaatctgaaatacttctgGTCTTAAGCATTTGagataaggaagattcaacctGAACATCTACTAGAAATGTTTCttcctggactacagctcccagaatccctgggcCAAACTTGACATAGTTTATGGACCTCACATGCATCAGTTCTGTAGCAAAATCTTTTGATGTGTCACAGAAAGGAAGAGGATAAGCATTTTTGGG contains these protein-coding regions:
- the LOC121917930 gene encoding tyrosine-protein phosphatase non-receptor type 9-like; this encodes MDGYKQRNAYIGTQGPLENTYNDFWRMVWEQNVLVIVMTTRLEEGGRRKCGQYWPLEKDFQSSYGMLTVTNLGVENLNHYKKTMLEIYNCEVWGAIARSR